One region of Syntrophobacter fumaroxidans MPOB genomic DNA includes:
- the trpD gene encoding anthranilate phosphoribosyltransferase, translating to MSDESRLREFGRMICSVAAGNHLSRESAMEAYRQVILNEQPELQQGAFLMAHIARGPSIPELSGAWDALDRYDTAKIHTRLTGPVCDIVGTGSDAMKTVNCSTPAALIAAAAGLPVAKKGARLVTGVSGASDIMEIFGIDLGAPLSRAEQCLERYGICYLPGEAFLESGWARLIQSMRFTSAFNIIGPLTRPCEQNNCIVIGAYGPTVCNQLIAVLREIGMPAALAPYGMVEGGDPKRGMDEFSTAGPTRVVELKNGEIETYEVTAEDFGAITGDFAAIASHATARDNARAILRVLEGEYDTPLADFFCVNAAAALYVAGFAKDYRQGFHTAKEALSSGKAREKLRQLTEIQGKS from the coding sequence ATGAGCGATGAATCTCGATTGCGCGAATTCGGCCGGATGATCTGTTCGGTCGCCGCGGGCAACCATCTCAGCCGGGAATCGGCCATGGAAGCCTACCGCCAGGTCATTCTCAACGAGCAGCCCGAGCTTCAACAGGGGGCGTTTCTCATGGCCCATATCGCGCGGGGGCCGTCCATCCCCGAGCTCTCGGGGGCATGGGACGCCCTCGACCGGTACGACACCGCCAAGATCCACACGCGCCTGACCGGCCCCGTGTGCGACATCGTGGGAACCGGGTCGGACGCCATGAAGACCGTCAACTGCTCGACGCCAGCGGCCCTCATCGCCGCCGCTGCAGGCCTTCCCGTCGCCAAGAAGGGAGCGCGGCTGGTGACCGGCGTGTCGGGCGCCTCCGACATCATGGAGATTTTCGGAATCGACCTGGGCGCGCCGCTGTCCAGGGCCGAGCAATGCCTGGAGCGCTACGGGATCTGCTACCTTCCCGGCGAGGCGTTCCTCGAATCCGGCTGGGCGCGGCTCATCCAGTCCATGCGGTTCACCTCCGCGTTCAACATCATCGGCCCGCTCACCCGTCCGTGCGAACAGAATAACTGCATCGTCATCGGCGCGTACGGCCCGACCGTCTGCAACCAGTTGATCGCCGTGCTCAGGGAAATCGGGATGCCCGCAGCCCTCGCCCCTTACGGCATGGTGGAAGGCGGAGATCCGAAACGGGGCATGGATGAATTTTCGACCGCGGGTCCGACGCGGGTGGTCGAATTGAAGAACGGCGAAATCGAGACCTATGAAGTCACCGCGGAGGATTTCGGCGCGATTACCGGGGATTTCGCCGCAATCGCAAGTCACGCGACCGCCCGCGATAACGCCCGGGCGATCCTGCGCGTCCTGGAAGGCGAATACGACACTCCGCTCGCCGATTTCTTCTGCGTGAACGCCGCAGCCGCCCTCTACGTGGCAGGGTTTGCCAAGGACTACAGGCAGGGGTTCCACACGGCAAAGGAAGCCCTGAGCTCGGGCAAGGCGCGGGAAAAACTCCGGCAACTCACGGAGATTCAAGGAAAAAGCTGA
- a CDS encoding zinc-dependent alcohol dehydrogenase produces the protein MKSLVLESPGVLKLTDMQVPEPEPHERLLRVTHCAVCRTDAKMWSQGHRDLRLPRILGHEVCVVPSDSSGRFVVWPGTACGTCEYCRKGFENLCSAMEILGFHRHGGFAEYLAAPADSLVPVPPELPGAIACLAEPLACTLNALDRVGAAPGERLLIYGAGPVGLLMALAARSRGALPFLHEINAEKLARSHDFRGQIGAELHREDRPGDYDVAVNAAPAWETLGAGLRNLAAGGRFCVFSGFPAGDPVPAGLINEIHYRQLVVSGAYGCTRDQMREAVGILCAFREAAQRLIEDTIGLPRVADAFSSILSGMVLKFVVAL, from the coding sequence ATGAAATCACTGGTGCTCGAATCGCCCGGCGTTCTGAAACTCACCGATATGCAGGTTCCCGAACCGGAGCCGCACGAACGGCTGCTTCGGGTCACGCATTGCGCCGTGTGCCGCACCGATGCGAAAATGTGGAGCCAGGGACACCGCGACCTCAGGCTGCCCCGAATCCTCGGGCACGAGGTCTGCGTCGTTCCTTCCGATTCGTCGGGCCGCTTCGTGGTCTGGCCCGGAACGGCCTGCGGAACCTGCGAATACTGCCGCAAGGGGTTCGAGAACCTGTGCTCGGCCATGGAGATTCTCGGGTTCCACCGCCACGGAGGATTCGCCGAATACCTTGCGGCGCCTGCGGACAGCCTGGTTCCCGTCCCACCGGAGCTGCCGGGGGCAATCGCCTGCCTTGCGGAGCCCCTGGCCTGCACGTTGAACGCGCTCGACCGGGTGGGAGCCGCGCCGGGGGAGAGGCTCCTCATCTACGGGGCCGGGCCGGTCGGCCTGCTGATGGCGCTGGCCGCGCGCTCGAGGGGCGCCCTTCCCTTCCTGCATGAAATCAACGCCGAAAAGCTTGCCCGCAGCCATGATTTCAGAGGGCAGATCGGAGCGGAGCTCCATCGCGAGGACCGTCCCGGCGACTACGACGTCGCGGTGAACGCCGCCCCGGCGTGGGAGACCCTCGGCGCGGGCCTCCGGAATCTTGCGGCGGGCGGCCGTTTTTGCGTTTTCAGCGGGTTTCCCGCGGGAGATCCTGTACCGGCCGGGCTCATCAACGAAATCCATTACCGGCAACTGGTCGTTTCCGGCGCTTACGGCTGCACGCGGGACCAGATGCGGGAGGCGGTGGGCATCCTTTGCGCCTTTCGGGAAGCGGCACAGCGGCTGATTGAGGACACGATCGGGCTGCCGCGGGTGGCGGACGCCTTTTCTTCCATATTGTCCGGCATGGTTTTGAAGTTCGTGGTCGCACTGTAG
- the smpB gene encoding SsrA-binding protein SmpB — protein MTKNKPSTAEKTRLICQNKKAYHDYDILEKFEAGIVLLGTEVKSLREGRANLKDSYARVRKGEVFLQGLHISPYTHASYNNHEPERVRKLLLHAHEIKRLTGKTQERGLALIPLKLYFSKGKVKVELALAQGKKLYDKRESIKRKEENRELDRLRKRRRQE, from the coding sequence ATGACCAAGAACAAGCCCTCGACCGCTGAAAAGACCCGACTGATCTGCCAGAACAAGAAGGCATATCACGACTACGATATCCTGGAGAAATTCGAGGCGGGAATCGTCTTGCTGGGCACCGAGGTGAAGTCGCTGCGGGAAGGCAGGGCGAACCTCAAGGACAGTTACGCCCGGGTGAGGAAGGGGGAGGTTTTCCTCCAGGGGCTTCACATCAGTCCCTACACTCACGCCTCCTACAACAACCATGAACCCGAACGGGTTCGCAAGCTCCTGCTCCATGCCCACGAGATCAAGAGACTGACCGGCAAGACCCAGGAGCGGGGCCTCGCGCTGATTCCTTTGAAACTCTACTTCAGCAAGGGAAAAGTGAAGGTGGAGCTTGCCCTGGCACAGGGCAAGAAGCTCTACGACAAGAGGGAGAGCATCAAACGGAAAGAAGAGAACCGGGAGCTCGACCGCCTGAGAAAACGCCGCAGGCAGGAATGA
- the ptsP gene encoding phosphoenolpyruvate--protein phosphotransferase, whose translation MNRSSRIIQGIGVSPGIAIGKAFLLERGRVPIPKDKVEGEDAVAEECLRFEKAVSTAERDLEAIRKGIHRDFKEQAHVLEVHQMILRDRLIYSETLRLIREESLNAQWALMRCLAKARDLFDSLGDEYIRSRIVDIEAAGERVLRILAGQERNVLNDIRERVIVVAHDLSPADTAQLQIERTLGLVTEMGGRTSHTSIIARSLNMPAVVAAEQATKWVPTGDIVIVDGTSGKVIVNPTDEQISFYYERQQELDNYLQEINRTAHLPARTMDGHLVKVEANIELLEEVVGAKDFGAEGIGLYRTEFFFMNRADLPDEDTLFREYRDLSELMAPQWVTMRTLDLGAEKLATWYPRLDEPNPALGLRSIRLCLHYREIFKTQLRAILRASAVCRNTRLMFPMVSGLGELIEAKRMLQEVREELQRERIPFDERMPVGVMIEVPSAVAVADMLAPEVDFFSIGTNDLIQYSLGIDRANEHVAYLYEPLHPAVLRFIKHTVDVGRKAGIEVALCGEMAGEPLYVPILLGLKVNTFSMNPQSVPRVKNLICRSYMKECTRFVNKVLRMGTADEINRVLEKVVTRYFPEEFRVFDPSNLVPGGIAPSYRRNRTRTDPNHRK comes from the coding sequence ATGAATCGATCCTCGAGAATCATCCAGGGCATCGGGGTCTCTCCCGGAATCGCCATCGGCAAAGCGTTCCTCCTCGAACGGGGGCGTGTCCCCATTCCCAAGGACAAGGTGGAGGGGGAAGACGCCGTCGCCGAGGAATGCTTAAGGTTCGAGAAAGCCGTTTCAACGGCTGAAAGAGACCTCGAAGCCATAAGGAAAGGCATACATCGGGATTTCAAGGAACAGGCCCACGTTCTGGAAGTCCACCAGATGATCCTGCGGGATCGGCTCATCTATTCCGAAACCCTCCGCCTGATCCGCGAGGAATCGCTCAACGCCCAATGGGCGCTCATGCGTTGCCTCGCCAAGGCCAGGGACCTCTTCGACTCCCTGGGAGACGAATACATCCGCAGCCGCATCGTGGACATAGAAGCCGCGGGGGAACGCGTTCTGAGGATCCTTGCCGGGCAGGAACGCAACGTCCTTAACGATATCCGGGAACGGGTCATCGTCGTCGCGCACGATCTTTCGCCCGCCGATACCGCCCAACTCCAGATCGAACGCACCCTCGGCCTGGTCACCGAAATGGGCGGGCGCACCTCGCACACCTCCATCATCGCCAGGTCGCTCAACATGCCCGCCGTCGTGGCCGCCGAACAGGCCACCAAGTGGGTCCCCACGGGCGATATCGTCATCGTCGACGGCACATCGGGCAAGGTCATCGTCAACCCGACGGACGAGCAGATCAGTTTCTACTACGAACGGCAGCAGGAGCTCGACAACTATCTCCAGGAGATCAACCGCACCGCCCACCTGCCCGCCCGCACGATGGACGGCCACCTCGTGAAGGTGGAGGCCAACATCGAGCTGCTCGAGGAAGTGGTGGGCGCAAAGGACTTCGGAGCGGAAGGGATCGGGCTCTATCGCACCGAGTTCTTCTTCATGAACCGGGCGGACCTGCCCGACGAGGATACGCTTTTCAGGGAATATCGCGATCTCTCCGAGCTCATGGCGCCCCAGTGGGTCACCATGCGCACCCTCGACCTCGGCGCCGAGAAGCTGGCCACGTGGTATCCCAGGCTCGACGAGCCCAACCCGGCCCTGGGGCTTCGCTCAATCCGGCTCTGCCTCCACTACCGCGAAATCTTCAAGACCCAGCTCCGCGCGATCCTGCGGGCAAGCGCGGTCTGCAGGAACACGCGCCTCATGTTCCCCATGGTGTCCGGGCTCGGTGAGCTGATCGAGGCCAAGAGGATGCTTCAAGAAGTCCGCGAAGAACTGCAGCGCGAGAGGATCCCGTTCGACGAACGGATGCCGGTCGGGGTCATGATCGAAGTCCCGTCCGCCGTGGCGGTGGCGGATATGCTCGCGCCCGAGGTCGATTTTTTCAGCATCGGCACCAACGATCTCATCCAGTACAGCCTCGGCATCGACCGCGCCAACGAGCACGTCGCCTACCTGTATGAGCCGCTTCATCCCGCCGTGCTGCGGTTCATCAAGCACACGGTGGACGTCGGCCGCAAGGCCGGCATAGAGGTGGCCCTCTGCGGCGAAATGGCCGGAGAGCCGCTCTATGTTCCGATTCTGCTCGGTTTGAAAGTGAACACCTTCAGCATGAACCCCCAGTCCGTTCCCCGGGTCAAGAACCTGATCTGCCGCTCGTACATGAAGGAGTGCACCCGGTTCGTGAACAAGGTGCTTCGCATGGGCACCGCCGATGAAATCAACCGGGTCCTCGAAAAAGTGGTGACTCGGTACTTTCCCGAGGAATTCCGGGTATTCGATCCGAGCAACCTGGTTCCGGGCGGCATCGCCCCGTCATATCGGCGCAACAGGACCAGGACGGACCCCAACCACAGAAAGTAG
- a CDS encoding HPr family phosphocarrier protein, with product MNHDSRETVTLEQEFTVANRLGIHARVAAQIVKVASQFEAEVWVSKCDNHKVNGKSILDLMTLVCPHGSKVRIYASGPDAGQAMNALAALFQTKFGEL from the coding sequence TTGAACCATGATTCCAGAGAGACAGTCACTTTGGAGCAGGAATTCACAGTAGCAAATCGTTTGGGAATACACGCCCGGGTTGCCGCTCAAATCGTCAAGGTTGCAAGCCAGTTCGAAGCTGAGGTCTGGGTTTCCAAGTGCGATAACCACAAGGTCAACGGAAAGAGCATTCTCGATCTGATGACCCTCGTTTGTCCGCACGGAAGCAAGGTGCGAATATACGCCAGCGGTCCCGATGCCGGTCAAGCCATGAACGCTCTGGCGGCTCTCTTTCAAACGAAGTTCGGTGAGCTTTGA
- the cysC gene encoding adenylyl-sulfate kinase has product MNFYRFESSVSRADRYILNGHRSGLLWFTGLSGSGKSTLAHAVEARLFQIGVRSYVLDGDNIRHGLNKDLGLTPEDRMENVRRIAEVSKLMVDAGLLVFTAFIAPYSESRRFVRELMSKWPFYECYVKCPLEVCEQRDPKGLYKRARAGEILNMTGLSAPYEEPENPELIVETDRNSLDASVDAVIAFLQAQKMID; this is encoded by the coding sequence GTGAATTTTTACCGTTTTGAATCTTCCGTGAGTCGTGCCGACAGGTACATTCTGAATGGGCACAGGAGCGGGCTGCTGTGGTTCACCGGGCTTTCCGGGAGCGGCAAGTCGACCCTGGCGCATGCCGTTGAAGCGCGACTCTTTCAAATAGGGGTGCGCAGCTACGTGCTCGATGGCGACAACATTCGGCACGGGCTGAACAAGGATTTGGGTTTGACCCCCGAGGACCGGATGGAAAACGTCCGCCGCATCGCGGAAGTCTCCAAGTTGATGGTCGACGCCGGTCTGCTGGTGTTCACGGCTTTCATCGCGCCGTACAGCGAGAGCAGGCGATTCGTGCGGGAATTGATGTCGAAGTGGCCGTTCTACGAGTGCTACGTCAAATGCCCGCTCGAAGTGTGCGAACAACGAGACCCCAAGGGATTGTACAAAAGGGCCCGGGCCGGCGAGATCCTCAACATGACCGGTCTGTCGGCCCCCTATGAAGAACCCGAAAACCCGGAGCTGATCGTGGAGACCGATCGGAATTCCCTCGATGCTTCCGTGGACGCCGTGATCGCGTTTCTTCAGGCTCAAAAGATGATCGACTAG
- a CDS encoding capsule assembly Wzi family protein, translating to MRKSVSQLMVLCILVCPGWCPSAFSAASPNVPVDHWSYPALERIEAFGLIHSSLHGTRPFSREETARLIKEALTAKESSGKPLPPIIMHLLEKLQREFKPELDVYGTECARSSYLKPIEEAQIRYVYTDGDPRRYTGYPGSVFEADVTEGTPLVYNNEGVVYGKYNNFSVQFASTFGVGDFFAGSIEPIFLVQENEGHNDNVPGTVSADLLKGYGKLSRWNVELEFGRDSMWWGPGRHGELLMTNNATPFDMLKLSNPEPVLLPWYFSYLGPFKYTIFLSRLEDYRVRPLAPGPIDERPVYVGTSSFGGWRVDCKPHPLFELGVSSTFIFGGPGIPSLDFGDVLGLFGLGNVTAANNKINQLGSFDFRLRLPWLRNSVIYGEYAGEDAGGIGGPWYTSLFNDVGYSLGLYVPRLTDDGMTDLRVEWAKNAHIVGPTPGVWYGHNIFIGGYAHDDLMIGHHMFGDAEDLFVRITRYLNKDLLVGLDYDYMKRGITLSPVQESINQWGVDITYDINAHFSVTARYGFEIVDNFDLVEGDTRHNNLVMTMLKVEF from the coding sequence TTGAGGAAGTCTGTATCGCAGCTGATGGTGCTGTGTATTCTGGTCTGTCCCGGATGGTGCCCGTCCGCGTTCTCCGCGGCTTCGCCGAACGTGCCGGTGGACCACTGGTCGTATCCGGCCCTCGAGCGAATTGAAGCTTTCGGGTTGATCCATTCGAGCCTTCACGGCACGCGTCCTTTCAGCCGGGAGGAAACGGCCCGTCTGATCAAGGAGGCTCTGACGGCAAAGGAGTCTTCCGGCAAGCCCCTGCCGCCCATCATCATGCATCTGCTGGAAAAGCTGCAGCGCGAATTCAAGCCCGAACTCGACGTCTACGGGACCGAATGCGCTCGAAGCAGCTACCTCAAGCCCATCGAAGAAGCGCAGATACGCTACGTGTATACGGACGGCGATCCGCGCCGCTACACCGGGTATCCCGGCAGCGTTTTCGAGGCGGACGTGACCGAGGGCACTCCCCTGGTGTACAACAACGAGGGCGTCGTCTACGGCAAGTACAACAATTTCTCCGTTCAGTTCGCTTCCACATTCGGGGTAGGGGATTTCTTCGCGGGTTCCATCGAGCCGATTTTTCTCGTCCAGGAGAATGAGGGACACAACGACAATGTACCGGGAACGGTGAGTGCCGACCTGCTCAAAGGCTACGGGAAGCTGTCGCGCTGGAACGTCGAACTGGAATTCGGCAGGGATTCCATGTGGTGGGGACCGGGGCGGCATGGGGAACTGCTCATGACGAACAACGCCACCCCGTTTGACATGCTCAAGCTCTCCAATCCCGAGCCGGTGCTCCTTCCGTGGTACTTCAGCTACCTGGGACCTTTCAAGTACACCATTTTCTTATCGAGGCTTGAAGATTACAGGGTTCGTCCCCTGGCGCCGGGCCCCATCGACGAGAGGCCGGTCTATGTCGGGACCTCCAGTTTCGGCGGGTGGCGGGTCGACTGTAAACCGCATCCGCTGTTTGAATTAGGTGTGAGCTCGACCTTCATTTTCGGAGGACCGGGCATTCCGAGCCTCGACTTCGGTGATGTGCTGGGATTGTTCGGACTGGGCAATGTCACCGCGGCCAACAACAAGATCAACCAGTTGGGTTCTTTTGATTTCCGGCTCCGGCTGCCGTGGCTTCGCAATTCGGTGATCTACGGCGAGTACGCCGGAGAGGATGCGGGCGGTATCGGCGGCCCCTGGTATACAAGCTTGTTCAACGACGTGGGATATTCCCTGGGACTCTATGTGCCCCGACTGACGGATGACGGCATGACCGATCTGCGCGTGGAATGGGCGAAAAATGCTCACATCGTGGGCCCGACGCCCGGCGTCTGGTACGGTCACAACATTTTCATCGGGGGGTACGCGCATGACGACCTCATGATCGGCCATCATATGTTTGGCGACGCCGAGGATCTTTTCGTACGCATCACCCGGTACCTGAACAAGGACCTGCTGGTGGGGCTCGACTACGATTACATGAAAAGGGGAATCACGCTGAGCCCCGTTCAGGAGTCGATCAACCAGTGGGGTGTGGACATCACTTACGACATCAACGCCCATTTCAGCGTCACCGCCCGCTACGGCTTCGAGATAGTGGATAATTTCGATCTGGTCGAGGGGGACACACGACACAACAATCTGGTGATGACGATGCTGAAAGTGGAATTCTAG
- a CDS encoding oligosaccharide flippase family protein, with protein MLGERIMALLSLKNLDGRMQEVVRGASTAFLIKILAAGVGFASNIVLARCLGAEGAGHYFLVLTVVTVAAVFGRMGLNNTILRFASANVSQGNWESVKGVYAKGIGFAVGASGLTGILMFVSAPVVAERLFNNPELTGLLRWMSLAAIPLAISALYAQLLRAVDNIRDAMMVLSAWVPLFFTVGTVALAPSFGPRGAVWAYILATVLTTLIAMWVWRRETPCLRGIKGHFETGELLASSIPLFFASCWQLIMQWCSNCFLGVWSTSADVGIFAVANRTASLTTLILVAVNSISAPKFAALYSRGDLSGLGRLARGSAKMMTIMSVPIIIPLVFAPGLVMGLFGPQFAGGGTSLALLALGQFVNVATGSVTAVLMMCGYERVANNIMAFSALCCVVANLALIPFWGVLGAAAATAITLIAQNLLGVVMVWRLLGIMTIPGLFSKRAQR; from the coding sequence ATGTTGGGTGAGCGAATCATGGCTTTGCTGTCGCTCAAAAACCTTGACGGACGAATGCAAGAGGTCGTCCGGGGTGCATCGACGGCATTTTTGATCAAGATCCTGGCAGCCGGCGTCGGATTCGCGTCCAACATCGTTTTGGCCCGGTGCCTCGGAGCGGAAGGGGCCGGCCATTATTTCCTTGTCCTGACCGTAGTGACCGTCGCGGCGGTTTTCGGCCGCATGGGGCTGAACAATACGATCCTGAGGTTCGCCTCGGCGAACGTGTCCCAGGGCAACTGGGAATCCGTCAAAGGGGTTTACGCCAAAGGGATCGGATTCGCGGTCGGTGCGTCCGGACTGACGGGCATCCTCATGTTTGTGTCCGCTCCCGTGGTGGCCGAAAGGCTTTTCAACAACCCCGAGCTCACCGGCCTGCTCCGCTGGATGTCACTGGCCGCGATTCCCCTCGCGATTTCCGCTCTCTATGCCCAGCTTCTCAGGGCGGTGGACAATATTCGGGATGCGATGATGGTTTTGAGCGCGTGGGTGCCTTTGTTCTTCACGGTCGGCACGGTCGCGCTCGCGCCCTCTTTTGGCCCCCGCGGCGCGGTATGGGCCTACATTCTGGCGACGGTGCTCACCACGCTGATCGCGATGTGGGTCTGGCGACGCGAGACACCCTGCCTGAGAGGAATAAAAGGGCACTTCGAGACCGGGGAACTGCTCGCGAGCAGCATTCCGCTTTTTTTCGCGTCCTGCTGGCAACTGATCATGCAATGGTGCTCGAATTGCTTTCTGGGGGTATGGAGCACCTCCGCCGACGTGGGCATCTTCGCGGTGGCGAACCGCACGGCCAGCCTGACCACGCTGATCCTGGTCGCCGTGAACAGCATTTCCGCTCCGAAATTCGCCGCGCTTTACAGTCGCGGTGATCTTTCGGGACTTGGACGCCTGGCGAGGGGTTCCGCCAAGATGATGACGATCATGAGCGTACCGATTATCATCCCCCTGGTGTTTGCTCCCGGGTTGGTGATGGGCCTGTTCGGCCCGCAATTTGCCGGAGGGGGTACTTCGCTCGCGCTCCTGGCGCTCGGGCAGTTCGTGAACGTGGCGACCGGTTCGGTGACTGCCGTGCTGATGATGTGCGGGTATGAACGGGTGGCCAACAACATCATGGCTTTCAGTGCTTTGTGCTGCGTTGTCGCGAACCTGGCGCTCATCCCTTTCTGGGGCGTTCTGGGAGCGGCTGCGGCGACGGCAATCACTTTGATTGCGCAGAATCTTCTCGGCGTGGTAATGGTCTGGCGGCTGTTGGGAATCATGACCATTCCGGGCCTTTTTTCGAAGAGGGCCCAACGATGA
- a CDS encoding sulfotransferase domain-containing protein, which produces MAGRLDFLVVGAQKCATSWLYYCLREHPELQLPAKKREVEYLGGDLYEARGADWYFGLLGQPSEAKKLGDVSVEYIYDPRAPGAVREHAPNVKFILSMRDPIDRVISAYHWVLRKGVIPDLPLEEGINRAMNADSAEGDPGVKMQYRDIIHRGYYDVQMERYLGHFDLDRFLFVLYEDISEKPMAVLRRIYEFIGVNPDFEPPSLNERPKHNTYLRPLISLERIIPRSRALGKVMDIANKWSHRLGIESRKPDLSGATTDGLRALYRPHVEQTQRILERVSRERRPLTPDLRKAWSRTWGRV; this is translated from the coding sequence ATGGCGGGAAGGTTGGATTTTCTGGTCGTCGGCGCGCAGAAGTGCGCGACTTCCTGGCTGTATTACTGCCTGCGGGAGCATCCCGAACTGCAGTTGCCCGCGAAGAAGCGGGAAGTCGAATACCTTGGTGGGGACTTGTACGAAGCGCGAGGCGCGGACTGGTATTTCGGGCTGCTGGGGCAACCGTCGGAGGCGAAAAAGCTGGGGGATGTCTCGGTGGAGTATATCTATGATCCAAGGGCGCCGGGGGCGGTCCGGGAGCACGCCCCGAACGTGAAGTTCATCCTGTCGATGCGCGATCCCATCGACCGCGTCATTTCCGCCTATCATTGGGTGCTGAGGAAGGGCGTCATTCCCGACCTGCCCCTGGAAGAAGGAATAAACCGGGCGATGAATGCGGATTCCGCGGAGGGGGACCCCGGGGTGAAGATGCAGTATCGCGATATCATCCATCGCGGATATTATGACGTGCAGATGGAAAGGTATCTGGGGCACTTCGATCTGGATCGGTTCCTGTTCGTTCTTTATGAGGACATAAGCGAGAAGCCCATGGCGGTACTGCGCAGGATTTACGAATTCATCGGGGTGAATCCCGACTTCGAACCGCCCAGCCTCAACGAGAGGCCGAAGCACAACACCTACCTGCGGCCGCTGATCAGTCTCGAACGGATCATCCCAAGGTCGCGTGCCCTGGGGAAGGTGATGGACATCGCAAACAAGTGGTCTCACCGGCTGGGTATCGAGTCCCGCAAACCGGACCTGTCCGGCGCGACGACGGATGGGCTTCGAGCGCTCTACCGTCCGCATGTCGAACAAACCCAGAGAATTCTGGAGCGGGTTTCCCGCGAACGGCGGCCGCTGACTCCCGATCTCAGGAAAGCCTGGTCCAGGACGTGGGGCCGCGTTTAG
- a CDS encoding sulfotransferase domain-containing protein codes for MPDRDKVRRAIRYAQGILGLRKDDVILTSFPKSGNTWVRFFFCHVISLAEWGDRVVDFPTLDRTMPELGVNNLLLPWQHTTIPRIVKTHKGCWPIFRNRKSVLVIRDPRDTMVSFFHFENGKKTPRFKGTFSEFIRSEAFGLERWFRHYRSWVDHCTVLLRYEDLKVDDIAHFRRMLDALSIRMSDDLLAAAAERSRFGRVKKIERQFGQTKTDRFKADYMFARSGETGGWHDYFSNEDLEYYTELSRKYRLAHY; via the coding sequence ATGCCGGACCGAGACAAAGTGAGGAGAGCGATCCGCTATGCCCAGGGGATCCTCGGATTGCGCAAGGACGACGTCATTCTCACGTCCTTTCCGAAATCGGGGAATACCTGGGTCAGGTTTTTCTTCTGCCATGTCATATCCCTGGCCGAGTGGGGGGACAGGGTCGTTGATTTTCCCACTCTCGACAGGACCATGCCCGAGTTGGGGGTGAACAACCTGCTCCTTCCGTGGCAACACACGACGATCCCTCGAATCGTCAAGACGCATAAGGGCTGCTGGCCCATATTCAGGAACCGCAAAAGCGTTCTGGTCATCAGGGACCCCCGCGACACAATGGTCTCCTTCTTCCATTTCGAAAATGGGAAGAAAACCCCGCGTTTCAAGGGGACGTTTTCCGAGTTCATCAGGAGCGAAGCTTTCGGGCTCGAGAGGTGGTTCAGGCACTATCGTTCGTGGGTCGACCACTGTACGGTTCTTCTCAGGTACGAGGATTTGAAAGTGGACGACATCGCGCATTTCAGACGAATGCTCGACGCGCTGAGCATCCGTATGAGCGATGACCTCCTGGCGGCCGCCGCCGAACGGTCGAGGTTCGGCAGGGTCAAGAAGATCGAGAGGCAATTCGGGCAGACCAAAACCGACCGGTTCAAAGCAGACTACATGTTTGCGCGCAGCGGAGAAACCGGGGGCTGGCACGATTACTTCTCCAATGAGGACTTGGAATACTATACCGAATTGAGTCGGAAGTATCGGCTCGCACACTATTGA